In the Helicoverpa zea isolate HzStark_Cry1AcR chromosome 27, ilHelZeax1.1, whole genome shotgun sequence genome, one interval contains:
- the LOC124643441 gene encoding zinc finger BED domain-containing protein 4-like produces MASTLRKTSNVWVHFDIESVGEKTAVCKLCRVKLSYKTSSTNLKKHILRKHPTVEIQDERRNMGMHQNSSEQRLEQEAGPSNQAGSQNLTQQSVVASSASHSAEGNPLPQPHIIQQSLVRQPTIAQFTQRKKITPSEQERLNRLLMKLFMLDFQPFSIVEDEGFVAFVHGLNPIYQLPSRKYLSNTLLPSMYQQVFNETKTKMTEEAKSVCLTTDCWTSKANESYMAITAHYIDQNYILKSLLLQCEVLPGHHTAINLAAQLRKCASTWNITDKITIVVSDNASNIVSAITTELNWRHFGCYAHSLNLIVKSGLSVENLQQTITKVKNIVSFYKRSPLATEKFVKYQVQQSEAKTAKKLTQSVETRWNSDFHMLQRFLELREAVTATLPLSNFKGTYLEDNDWKIIQDLQCVLKPFDEVSTRMSGEKYLTGGEVIPITQCLLQTLETLELRELHDVVKLVLKKLKKETSERFRNLEFSRTLALSTFLDPRFKIFMFPQHLAEETKKVVIELVAASIAKTKQLTTPTLATTQNSGSNTEPSIWNLYRTAIAKIEPKGTPLSRAIAEVQRYLDDDILLMGSEHDTPLQWWKNHEHVYPNLTKLVFTKCCVLATSVPCERVFSRAGTMVSERRTRLGVSKVKQLMFLNVNCSQ; encoded by the coding sequence atggcatcaactTTAAGAAAAACATCCAACGTCTGGGTACATTTTGACATTGAATCCGTTGGTGAAAAGACAGCAGTGTGTAAACTGTGCAGGGTAAAATTATCCTATAAAACTTCctcaacaaatttaaaaaaacatattttaagaaaacatcCTACGGTTGAAATTCAAGATGAACGTAGGAACATGGGTATGCACCAAAACAGTTCAGAACAACGTTTGGAACAGGAAGCTGGCCCTTCTAATCAAGCAGGATCCCAAAATCTGACTCAACAGTCTGTTGTTGCTTCTTCTGCTAGTCACTCAGCCGAGGGTAATCCGTTGCCACAACCACACATTATCCAGCAGTCTTTAGTTCGACAACCTACAATAGCTCAATTTACacagagaaaaaaaattacaccatCTGAACAGGAAAGGTTGAATAGACTACTTATGAAATTGTTCATGTTAGATTTTCAACCATTCAGTATTGTGGAAGACGAGGGCTTTGTTGCATTTGTTCATGGTCTAAATCCCATTTACCAACTACCTAGTCGTAAGTACCTTTCAAACACTTTACTGCCATCAATGTACCAGCaagtttttaatgaaacaaaaacaaaaatgactgaaGAAGCAAAAAGTGTATGCCTTACCACAGACTGCTGGACATCAAAAGCAAATGAGTCATATATGGCCATAACAGCTCATTACATCGATCAAAACTATATTTTGAAGTCGCTTCTCCTGCAGTGTGAAGTCCTCCCTGGACATCATACCGCCATAAACTTAGCAGCTCAATTAAGAAAATGTGCATCGACTTGGAACATTACAGACAAAATTACCATAGTTGTGTCTGACAACGCGAGTAACATAGTCTCCGCTATCACGACTGAGCTGAATTGGCGCCATTTTGGGTGTTATGCACACAGTTTAAATTTAATTGTCAAGAGTGGATTAAGCGTTGAAAATTTGCAACAGACAATCACCAAAGTGAAGAACATTGTATCTTTTTACAAACGTAGCCCTTTGGCCACagaaaagtttgtaaaatatcAGGTCCAACAATCGGAggcaaaaacagcaaaaaaactCACTCAGTCTGTGGAAACTCGATGGAACTCTGACTTTCATATGCTGCAAAGGTTTCTTGAACTTAGAGAGGCTGTAACTGCAACACTTCCACTCAGCAACTTCAAAGGTACATATCTTGAAGACAATGATTGGAAAATTATTCAAGATTTGCAGTGCGTGCTTAAACCCTTCGATGAAGTGTCTACGCGTATGAgtggagaaaaatatttgacgGGTGGAGAAGTGATTCCAATCACACAGTGTCTTTTGCAAACATTAGAAACTCTAGAGTTGAGAGAGTTGCATGATGTTGTGaaattggttttaaaaaagctaaaaaaggAAACTTCGGAAAGGTTTCGCAATTTGGAATTTAGCAGAACACTTGCACTATCAACTTTTTTAGATCCGaggtttaaaattttcatgtttccaCAACATCTGGCTGAAGAAACGAAAAAAGTTGTCATCGAATTGGTAGCTGCGTCAATtgcaaaaactaaacaattaacTACTCCAACCCTAGCTACGACACAAAACTCGGGAAGTAATACTGAACCATCCATATGGAATTTATATAGGACAGCAATTGCGAAAATAGAGCCTAAAGGAACCCCGTTATCAAGAGCGATAGCGGAAGTTCAAAGGTACCTAGACGATGACATCCTTCTAATGGGATCGGAACACGACACTCCACTTCAGTGGTGGAAAAACCACGAACATGTTTACCCAAATTTGACGAAATTAGTTTTTACTAAGTGCTGTGTGCTGGCAACATCAGTGCCTTGTGAAAGGGTATTTTCACGAGCTGGTACCATGGTATCCGAAAGACGCACTCGCCTAGGAGTTTCAAAAGTAAAACAGCTTATGTTTTTAAACGTCAATTGTAGCCAATGA